A genomic window from Terriglobia bacterium includes:
- a CDS encoding Fic family protein — translation MTDEERHSRALDAELITDPDLKAKREVSNGLKQFDAVAEQIEYWNDPQRPFKFRLSAILGLQRVALEGITALAGTFRPAGIEISGSKHQPVGAHLVPGLVEEMCDYVNENWRKKSPVHLCAYVLWRLNWIHPFVDGNGRTARAASYLVLCVALGYRLPGTKTIPELIAEDKGPYYSALETADEGFKKTGLPDLSAMEKLVESLLAKQLVEVYHKATGGSM, via the coding sequence ATGACGGATGAAGAGCGGCACAGTCGAGCGCTGGATGCCGAACTAATTACCGATCCGGACCTCAAGGCCAAGAGAGAAGTCAGCAACGGCCTCAAGCAATTTGATGCCGTTGCGGAGCAGATTGAATACTGGAACGATCCTCAAAGGCCTTTCAAATTCAGACTGTCGGCAATTTTGGGACTGCAGCGCGTAGCTTTGGAAGGAATAACTGCTCTGGCAGGAACATTCCGGCCCGCCGGCATAGAAATCTCAGGCAGCAAACATCAGCCTGTTGGCGCGCATCTCGTTCCGGGTCTCGTAGAGGAGATGTGCGACTACGTCAACGAAAACTGGCGCAAGAAATCTCCTGTACACCTTTGTGCGTACGTCCTGTGGCGTCTGAACTGGATTCATCCTTTTGTTGATGGAAACGGCCGTACGGCACGTGCAGCTTCGTATCTAGTTCTTTGCGTAGCGTTGGGTTACCGGCTCCCTGGTACCAAGACAATTCCGGAGCTGATTGCCGAAGACAAAGGGCCTTATTACAGCGCCCTCGAAACAGCAGATGAAGGCTTCAAGAAGACCGGCCTGCCCGACTTGAGCGCAATGGAAAAACTTGTCGAAAGCCTGCTGGCCAAGCAATTGGTGGAGGTTTATCACAAAGCGACGGGCGGGAGCATGTGA